TTTCTGGGGAAAGATGACAGCTTGTGCCCAACTCCCCATACACATAGATAGTGGCATTATAAGAGTAAGTGCCAGCTTTAATAAATTGTTTTTATTCATACTGATAGTAAGTTGAAGCCCCTTGAAAAAAAGGGAGACACCATCCGCTTATGGTGTCTCCCCTTGCGTGACTTAAATTATTTTGTTAATTTACATGTTATGGTCCATACCTTGGTCTCTCCATTGGCAGCCTTTACGGCATACTTGTGTGGAGTAGTCCAGTCGGCTGGAACACCCAACTTTGGAGAACCTTCAACAGGTAATTAAACTTTATCTTACAAAACTAATCTACATAGTCAGTTTCTTACTTTTCATCCCAACCTGGGTTCTGCTTCAAGTTCTTATTCAGTGCCAACTGATCGATTGGCAATGGATACAACCAGCGGCGGTCGTTAGCAGTCCACTTGCGGCCAGCAGCATTGTCATAACTCTCAGCGTAGATGCGGAGGTATGTCTTGCCGTTATATACTCTAGTGTTGCTGCTATCGAAGGCGTAGATCTCGTTGTACTGCTGCTTCACCTTGTCGGTAACACGGATACCCAGAGTAGTAAGAGGATTCTCCAACAACTTCATTGCATTCCAGCGCTTCAAGTCGTCCATACGGAAGCCTTCGCCAACCAACTCGATACGACGCTCACGACGAATCTCGTAGAGCAGGTTAGAAAGCTCATAACCATAGTTGATAGGCTTCTGGTCAGCAACAGGGTTCACTGTAAGGTGAGCCATGCCTACACGGTCGCGAAGCTGGTTGATGGTCTTGTCAAGAACAGCCTGGGTGCATGTACCCAACTCGGCATTAGCCTCGGCGTTGATGAGCAATACCTCTGCATAACGGTAGATGAACCAGTCGTAAGAGGTGTTGCGAGCCTGCCACTGAGTCTCGTCAGCAGAGTGGAACTTGGTACATGGATAACCTGTTACACCACCAGATACTGAGCAGTCTGGCATCTTGTTCTGCACCTGCTTGTTGTTGCGGAGCCAGAATGGCTTGTGGTTGTTGTCGATGAGCTGATAGAGACGTGGGTCACGGTTGGCAATCTCTGTCTCCAACTCTTCGTCACCCTGGTAGCCTGAACCCTGGTTGTAGATAGGTGTACCATCCTTCATCAGGAACGACTCGATGAAGTCCTTGCTCAAGCCCATACCGTTGCCACCAGCCTGACGGCCAGTCTCGTGGGTAAGGATACCTGTCTCGTAGAAGCGGACCATGATAGCCTCCTTGTTGTCAGCAAGGTCTTCCTGAACAAACTGGTTGGCATAGCTGAGTGGATAACCCTCGTAAGACTTGGTGCCGGCACC
The Segatella copri DNA segment above includes these coding regions:
- a CDS encoding RagB/SusD family nutrient uptake outer membrane protein — its product is MKIKNIFILSMMAGMTLASCNYTDLSPMDSFTDKSYWKSANDLKMYANGIYSNMLAGPSSTLDGESDNFVTNSPSGYLFNNYTVPTSDGGWGWGNVRSCNYFMKRYHTASGSEADINKYVAEIRFFRAQDYYSKIRNFGDVPWYESDLQTGDDEELFKGRDPRNFVLNKIIEDLEFAIKWLPEKTMAEKGRLHKDAARTQLARVCLYYGTYMKYHKETGSEGLTAEGLITKAKELTDEIINSGKYAIVKGTDAGAGTKSYEGYPLSYANQFVQEDLADNKEAIMVRFYETGILTHETGRQAGGNGMGLSKDFIESFLMKDGTPIYNQGSGYQGDEELETEIANRDPRLYQLIDNNHKPFWLRNNKQVQNKMPDCSVSGGVTGYPCTKFHSADETQWQARNTSYDWFIYRYAEVLLINAEANAELGTCTQAVLDKTINQLRDRVGMAHLTVNPVADQKPINYGYELSNLLYEIRRERRIELVGEGFRMDDLKRWNAMKLLENPLTTLGIRVTDKVKQQYNEIYAFDSSNTRVYNGKTYLRIYAESYDNAAGRKWTANDRRWLYPLPIDQLALNKNLKQNPGWDEK